The DNA window TAACCGTGCAAGTTTGTTAcataactcatttaaaatattttatttcaaaaaaaaatattttatttctactgagTAGGTGAACTAAGATTGGATTAGCCTCTTTGGTGACAGTAGTTTTTGCTGAATCCTATTGAACGCATTGGCAGTCTAAGCCCCTAAActgtttttcatttgtatgtCCCTAAGGCATATCTCCCTCGCTCAGGACCtcagcatttatttcttatttgtttgttggTAGCAATGGCCCAAAGCTTCACCTTAtcccttttcaattttttttttttattcaggtaGCCCATCATGTACATTGTCAACATTTTTGTGGAtctgatttttatcttaataCATGAAACCTAAACTAATAAATCTGTTAGTcctaaagcaaaaagaaacagctTGAATCCTTTGCTTGTCATCTTATGGTATCTGGATCTGTgtaggagaggaggaaaaattaTCCACTGTAAGGAAGAAGAGGCCTTAATTCCCCCTGGCTCCAAAGGGACTGCTTGTCGCACTGGAAAAGGTCATTTGCAAAATCGTTTCCTTTTGGCCCAAAATAGATGACATACTTCCCCTAGAGCCAATGATTCTCGTTTCATTGGGTTTAAACATTAGGCTAGATAATGACTTAATGAGTGTGAACTCCTTACTCCTTGTGAAGCAAGGACATTGGGACATCCGGTCTCATTTAGTTCACCCAAAGAAATAGTGGAGCTAGTGGAAATTCACATCCTGCAATGACCTGGTCACAACTTAAAGGTGAATGATTTACCCACAGAGTTGTTTTGATCATCATAATAAGGAGAACAATTTTATTTGGGCTGATTTTGGGGAGAAGAAACATGGTGGATAATAATCAGCTATTTTAAATAGTTGGGTTGACCTATCAATCAAAATTACCATCTAACAAAAGAGGTACTATACTTACCCAAGTCATAACATTTCTATCATGACAACTGGCGTGGTGTATTATTAAAACCAGGCtttcactttgttttcctttcttctaagaCACTATGCACAATTTGAGACAGGTGAAATGTTAATTACTGGTCTGAAGATGGAGAGAATGACTAATAGAATAATGTGGTAGCTCATTGAGATTCTACATTATGTATAGACAAATCCTAATGATAgtgtttaagaataaaaatagaagaggctggattttaaataactattgaaagtggttaaaaatacatatttaacttgccttagactcttttttttttctgggcacaaaaataaaatttaatactatGGAACTCACAAAGGTGAGAAGGGAAAATCAAAATTTAATACTCGGAGCACTTTACAGGATCCTGAGCACTTGGAGGACTTAAAAAACTGTCCCCATGACCAAACTGTTTGTTACTGAATAAGGAGGACaagagagataaaagaattaCCTATAAGCACAGAGAGGTGGAAAAACAATGTAGAGCACTGACCGGATCAAGATGATCATTGGACTTCACAGACAAATGGAGGGAAAGAGGGTGTGAAGAGGCAGAGGATGAGAGGAACAGCAAATACAGCTGTGCAAATATCTATGGGATTAAATATCTAGGTGAAGTCAGTTGGAGGCAATATTGGTTGTTTGTTCCATTTTAGTTGTTGGGAGGGACCACAGATGTAGAAAACACCATTAAAGAATATGCAATCCATTTCTCATAGGTCAAAGCTGTCTGCCGTCATCCCAGCAAGATAATACAAAAGCAATTTGGTTTATCTATAGAGATTTCCCTGCCTTTCAAACACACCATTTTGGTGGTTCCATGTTAAAGTAGCCCTCTGGGGACAGTATGTCTGGACAGTTCATTggcacattttaaagaaaacactcaGGATTTAATGAATACCCAATTGAGTGCATTTACCCAATGAATATGCAAATGAAccaaattaataatattaatcaaTGGAACATATTTctaccatacttttttttaagattttatttatttattcatgagagactcagagagagagagaggcagagacacaggcagagggagaagcaggctctatgcaggggagcccgagggggactcaaacccaggtctccaggatcaggccctgggctgaaggcggcgctaaaccgctgtgccgcCAGGGCTGCCTCTCTACCATACTTTTAAAGTCTAATGTTGAAAGTACCACTGTACTGTGCAAGGAGGATTGCCCACTCCTTTCTCGCTGATACCACCTAGGCATCAGCACAGCTGTATCAAatcttctgcccatgtctctatTGAAAACCTACAAAacaaatctctccctctctctttttaaaagattttatttatttattcatgagacatacaaagagagagaggtagagacataggcagagggagaagccggccccctccagggagcctgatgcaggactcgatcccaggatcccaggattacgtcctgagctgaagacagatcctcaaccactgagccacccaggcatccctgaaacaAATCTCTTGCTTCTatatacagaaaaaggaaattttgaggGGCTCAGTCTTTTCAATGTGCAAGAGAAATAAAGCTAATAGAATTGGATCtctttaaagagtttttaaatatcCATCATGAAATTCCATAAGTATTCACATTCACAAAGTGTACCAACTAAACCAGGAACAAAACTTAACAGTAAAAGGGGAAGCAGGAAGTGACCTGGGCAAGTCAATTAAATTCTGTGAACTTAGGTTTCCAGAGCAGGAATAATACACTGGCAACTGTTTTATAAAAGTTAATAAATCATAAGGTgcaattattattgttattttctgcTCTGTAACTTTGAGCTAGTCCATCCAACTAGTATAAGACTTCTTTGTCTAATAATAATATGATTGAACTATAGGCTCTCCAAAGCCTCGTCGCCTCCaggtttaaaatattcatatattggGCATATTTGCTCTCCAAATTGCTTCCATTAATgataaaatcaaattctaaaactGGGCATGACCTCTGTTACCAGGAAGAGTTTTGCTTCCAAATGGCAAGCCATGTGTATCTATGAGGTGCCTTCCACTAATGATGAACTTTTCTAAGTGATCCTATTGAATTGGCATTGCCCATCAACTGATGCTTTTACTTAAGCTTGCTTAAGAACTGTATTTAACAAGCATCCCTGAGAACTTCCAGCATCAACCCTTGAAGCAGCTCTGCTCCTCTGCGTTTGTTAAGGTTGTGAGAAGAGTAACCAACCTGTCATTTTCTGGTGCGtcctaattaaaaatggaaaatgaaaataatgttatgCTCTCATCAGAGGCACTTATTAGCCTGATTGAGCGCTTGCTTTTTTGTTCAGCATAAAATTgctgcaaatattttcatatatctaaAGTGGgaataacaaagaaaatgcagCAAAATCACAGGCATCGATGTTACTGTTACTTACCGACAATCACTGTATTATGCTTGTTTGCTGGATTTGTTGCGATTACTGTTTTCACCAGAGCTTAACAAAGGATACTAGGTGTCTTCTGTTATTAAAGAACTTTCTTAACATGTTGGTATTAGTCATTGCTCTCAAAATAGTTCTAAGCAGGCACTCTGAATTGGCCCCAAATATCTTAGGCATCTCTGCAACCTGCCCTAGAGGAAACAGAGATGATACCAAGCCCTGTCTCAAGTCACAGTCACATAGAGCAGATGGGATTCTGACCTgatattctccagaataaatcccaACCCAGAAGTCTTTTGGTTCCCCATGCACAATCTGGATCTAATCTGGATAGTTTGTAGGTCTCATTTCCCCAATTAGCTTGCTGAGGGCAAACATTAGCAGTTAAATCAGTCAGGTTGATGTGCCTGCTTTGAGTGGGAAGATAATTAtagattaataaattataatttgatcaagaacaaagacaagaaattaaaagcattgaATCTATCTAGAAGCAATATGTCTACCATTCTACATTGGAATGAACATATGTCTCTTCTGCTGAGTTCTCCAGAGCCTGAGCTGAAGAGCAGGGTGAGTAAGATACCAGGTCCAGGCCACCTGAGAGTCAGCTCGTTGGGGCTTAGCAGAGAGGGAGCCGCATAGGAGGAAGCAGGATGGAAACCAGGAAAACTGGGACACCTGCCACAGGGAGATTGGAGTCCACAGGGGACTAGAAGAGTGAGAAATTCCCTCAAGTTCCTAAATGTCTGAATCTGCAAATAAGCTTCTTAGGTAACCTGAGGTCTCTATCAGTAATGAGAAGGGAGCCATTTAGGGTCCAAGCGGCCCAGGATCCCTTAGGCGTGCTATCTGATCTCTTCTCAGAAACtatgcaaataattttaagagagtCTATtagggcattttaaaaaatagactttattttttagagcaattttagattcacagcaaaattgagcagaaaatacagagatttcccatataccctctGCCCCGCCACACGCACAGCCTCCCCCAACATCAACGCTCCCCACCAGCATGGTACATTCATTTCAACCAATGACCTTATAATGATGTGTCATTacacccaaagtccacagtttatgttagagttcactcttgatgttgtacaGTCCACAGTTTATGTTAGagttcactcttgatgttgtacatGAGTTTGGATGAATGTACTAATGTCACATACCCACCATTACTGTATCATACAGaacagtttcactgccctaagaaccctctgtgctctgcctattcatcGTCCTTTTCCCTTAactcaaaaacttttaaaattgcatatgaAGCAGTATAAGAATCACTTTTAGAAGGGTAGGAGTGGCCAAAAGAATGATTCAATGAACTCTTCTGTTAATGAGATTCTTAGATTCTTCCACATGATAACGTTGGATGCATTTTACCATATTTACCTTCCTGAGAGTGTCTAAGTTGTATGTTACATAAAGATGCCACAAAAAGACACTGGAGCTCACTGGGCCATCCCAGCCGCTCAATGTTCCGTTCTTCCACCCAGATGTTGATGGCCTTTCTAAGCCCACATGTGATACTTGAAGGCAGGTAGCTTCTGGTTGAAGCCTCCAAGTCCTGCCATGACACATGTCCTCAAGGAGCCATTGTGTTCATTCATTCCCCAAAGCAAGTCCTTGCCTGTAGCGCGTGAGAAACCTAACAGGCAGGCAGGAAAGCAGCCTGCTCAAGCACCAGCAGTTCCAACAGGTCTCTACCTATCCATAATCCTGGCGCTCTGCACAAGTGCACAGGTGACAGAGGTCTCATTGAATCTCCAGCCATAGGTCCCATCAATCAGACTCTTGCTTATTTCACCCAAAGGACAGTGACAGAGACAGATACTTCTCACTGGCCCTCACcctcttttctgctttctctcctatATATGGCTTGTTCTTCTCTTTTAGTTTTCCCAGCCCAGGCTCATCTAGGAGTCTTTTCTTCCAGAATAATCCATTGACTCCTTTCTTTGAGGGCTCttcctacaaaaataaaatctcaaattgtattttttttctttacaaataaggagactgggatccctgggtggcgcagcggtttggcgcctgcctttggcccagggcacgatcctggagacccgggatcgaatcccatgtcgggctcccggtgcatggagcctgcttctccctctgcctgtgtctctgcctctctctctctctctgtgtgactatcataaaaaaaaaaaaaaacaaataaggagaCTGATTTCTTTTTAGTATATCCATCCCtaagagcagaaaggaaataaGTATGTTCTCTTTGCCCAGGATTAGATGCACAGAAAATGAGCGGAAAGCCCCAGGAAACTGTGTTTGGGGTCATGTGTTACTATCCAAAACGGACTAGGGGCAGGGGGAGACTAAGTCTCAAacaaaaaggcataaaaaaaatctctggaagcTAAGATATCACTGGAAATGTAATAGcaaggaatctgcattttcaagTTTTTCCATAGCATTTTGATGCATCCAGCCATGCCTGAGCCCCAGAGTTGACACAAGGGCTCCTATAGCACACTGGCCGTGGTTTGTGGTTGGCTGGGCCTCCTTCTGGTTTCTACGTATGTGCATTGGGAGCCAAACACACTGATATTTTCTTCTTGGCACTGTGCGCTCAGCTCACCAAGGGATGTCCTGACAATCCTAGAGCTCATGCACGTAGGGGATACATGTAGGAACGTTCTaggatttgtttgtttctctctcatcttcttttCCCCCATAGAGAGCCAAGCTAAGCATATAgtgagaaacaaaggaaaagtgtTCAATGTCAGTCCTCAGAATGAACAGAAGTGAAGGGTGAACCGTCTCAGGCCTTGCACCATTAGTGATCTAAATGAAGAAGTGGAGTTTGTGAGGTTTGCTGATGGCATAATCAGTGTCAGTCGATAAGAGTTTCAATGGAATAAGGGAGTTCCAGATGGGCTTTAAAGTTAGGAAATCTAATGAAATAACTCCTGGGGATATTGGATTTGTGAACCTTTCAGGCAGCCTTCAGAAAAACACTAAGTTCtggtgtcatgagttcaagaaaACAGTGTCCAGAAATCATTCTGGGACTCTTGTTTACATGTTTGCTACCTCACAGTATGTTTgtggaaaatgaataaacatggCACTTAGAAGCCACTTTACTTTTTTTGCCATAATTATTTGACTGCAGCTAATGACTTCGGATTAGGTTTCTGAAAAACATGAGACCACGTGAAAGTCTGGACCTCTTATTTTAGCATGTAACATTTATGGAATTTTCAGTGTGGGCATTCTGATTTGCAAGGCACGGTCAGGCCAGGTTGAGAATGCATCATTCTCCTCCTCTCATCTCTGTCAGGCGAACTGTCTCAGCAAAGAAGGTCAGGAAAATATTGATGCATGATATCAATAATATTCAATTTGCTTAACACATTCTTCACTTACTTCCTCATTGCCGATTctactctcctctctctttccctgtctcgtCTGGTCCTTGCTCTCTCCATACACATGAGTCAGGCTTTTTTTAGCTAAGCAGTCCATATGCACAGCCTGGAGCCTAATTCTCTCCAGGGAGATGTGGGTCCCCACGGCAAAAATACCCCAGTGGtgagggatcccagggtcctgggtagACCAGACCTGTTGAGCTGGAGGAATGTGATTGTTTCTTTTAACTCCTCTGTGGAGCAGCTGTCTGGTACAACAGATTATGggagaaaatgcaaaatgataagCCTATCTATGAAGGACAAGGGAATAGAAAGGCAATGTCACAAAGTAGAAGCTTTTCAGTAGTTGATGGGATGGAGGAAAggataggagagaaaatgatgttTGGATACTCCTTCCCTCATTCCTAAATGCCATCTCCCCACTGACCTACCCCCACAGCATCCCCCTCTTAAGTTCTTTCTAACACTCACACACtcaagcacacatgcacatgacCCCAGTTGCTCTCCGTGTAGGAATTGTGTCTTAATCATCTATGGAACCCTGGAGCCTTTCCCATTGGTAAGAGCTCTGGATTGAATGATTGCGTTtctcccaaattcatgtgttgaagccctaatcttTGATGCGACGGTATTTGGAAGAGAgactttgggaagtaattaggccATAAGTGTTAAATCCTTgagaatggaattagtgccctcataaaaagagacagaagaaagatgACTTCATGTAATAATATAGCAAGAAGGTGGCCCTctgtaaactaggaatagagtcCTCACCAAAACCTGACCATGCTGGAGACTGATCTCAGACTTCAggcttccagaattgtgataaATAAGTGTTCGATGTTTAAGCTACTCTCTCAATGGTATTTTTTATGGCAGCCCGAGCTAAGACTGTAAGCAATCACTAAATGTCAAATAGATTACTCAAGGTGAACATTTTAAGAtactgtattatttaattttaatatctatataAAGTGGTAAATTGAAATAGAAGGCTCCATCTTCCTTATGATGATTACCATTTTGTAACTTGgaaaagatgtaaagaaaatattttataattcaaacaAAAGGCTGTATGAGTGGTACAGATGAGTGGCTAAGCCATACTGAGACTTGAGTCTCTGACTGCAGCTCTGTGCTGCTTCTTAGTCACTTGCAGAAGTAAGGGAAGTACAGTAGCTGACACAGTTCTGGTGCACAGTAAGTAATAACTTGCTGGTAGTAATATCTATTGCAATGACTATTATTCTAATTTTCCCACTATGTGTAATTAGCATACTCAATATAAAATTCAAGATTTGGAAAATGGTTAAGAAGATAGCCAAAGGAGATAGGATGAAGTATTAACCAGTGTCACTTAACAAGGAGTTTAGAAATGAAAGCATAGTGCATGTCCCAACCTTGAGCTAGCCACCCTCACTTGGGGCTCTGACTCAGCAGAGTTGTGCCCAAAGGCAACTGGTTTTGGGCCACCCCTGAGGTCCACACCCACCAATGACACTTCCTGAACACAGCCCACTCACAGATGGTTGTTTCAGGTCCAAGAgactaaaatgataaaactggCCCACATCAGACCATGGACTTTCTCAGGTAAATGTAAGTAACAATggactttctctctctaaacaaaagTACAGGTAGGGCCGATAACTCTTCTTTCAGTtgtaattcaacaaatgtttattaaatacctactaaGCCAGGCACAGTTCTGACCCCCAGCCTCCTCTTGCCACAAGGAAAAGCAGTCTGACCCTACTGCAGTGGGATGGACATCATCACTTCTGCCTCCTGTAGGTGCAGCCTTCCAGGCAACAGCCTCACTCTGTGTGCAGAGAAATGCTTCTACAGTGGAGATGAGGGCCTCATGGAGAATTCTGGATGGAAGCTGAatctcctgctgccctgggaaaCCAGGCCTAGGTGGACTGTTTCTGCCCTTGAAGATGAAATGGGAGGTATCCTAGAGTGACTTTAGCCAGCTGGACCTCAATGAACCATGCTGGTATCagaatagaacatttttatcagaCTTCTCAATGATTCCATACCTACCTTGACTGGTCTTTTGCTATTCTTACCAACAAAACTGTACCTTTTGTCCCAAGTCAGTCCTGTATCTGAACCTGCTTACTTGTGACCTTGTCCTTATAAATGGGGGCGAGCAACCTGTAGTCCATACTCAGCTTTGCCATCTTTTTTAGACATTTACCTGCCTGCCACTGGCCAGCAACCTCAGCCTGACCTGTCTCCCCCAAGTGACCACATGTCAACTCAGCCTGAATGACCCACTCTTCTCAGAACCTGGCCAGCCAGAACACCCAGCAGTCATATAATTATgtggtgaaaataaaataaccaggCACTCTAAGGATACATAATGCATAAATgcctaaatatatgtataatttattaataaagtaatacatagtaataaaataataataagaaataaataagtaagcatTTTCACATGGAGATGAATCATTTTTATGTAGGaagtatataaatttattaagttATTCTCTGTAGGAAAATACAGTATGAGTGGTTATGAAAAGATGGTCCTCATCTTTGCCTGTCTTCATTCTTTTTGGCCTTTGTCACTTCATGTCCTTCTATGAACCTCTTAGTTTCTACtttgcatacatatatttttttctcctaacttCTAAGGATGTCTCCTTATTAAGCCACCATCCAAAGCATCAATTAAGCACCTGCATATCCATAGGACTTTTTCAGGGGCTGCCTTCccacatattttctatttatgtatCTCATTGCATGTCTCTCATTTCAGACTTTCCATGTGTTTCCCAATATATTTTGTGCCACACTCTCTCTGtgggctattctttttttttaatttttttaaatttttatttatttgtgatagtcacacagagagagagagaatgaggcagagacacaggcagagggagaagcaggctccatgcaccgggagcccgacgtgggattcgatcccgggtctccaggatcgcgccctgggccaaaggcaggcgccaaaccgctgcgccacccagggatccctctgtgggCTATTCTTTATATCTCCATGTTTATTTATACCTCTACCTGTGGTTCTATAATCTAGATTGTGATCAACCtgaattgttttataatttctggtATAAACTCTCTCGAGAATGGCATCAAATTTAACTGTAATAGATTGAGTAGATCAGTTAGTATTCCATCTGTGAAGTTAAGATGTCTTACTATGATTCTCTGCCCCTACAGAATATAAAACATATGAATTGTGTAGAACTCTAGTTTTCTGGAATAACAGATGATTTACTCTATTATGGGATTTTGTCCAAAGATACATAAGCTAGGAATGAATGATTTGATTCCATTTCTTGTCTATTGGGTGAACCAGTTCTGATTTTCTTCACTTCACTCAGTGACCTATAGTTTGGTGATCGTGTGAGGGCTGCCTAGACTCATGAAAAATGACTCAATTGAACTAAGGTGAATGGGAGAGAGAGTTAAATAGAGTTTTAGGGCTTAAACACTAATGAACACTGAGAGATACAGATTCATCTTTCTTGACACCTGTATCTGTAAATACTTCCTGGTGCGATAGCCCCGTAAGAACTTGGAGCAACGATAAAGTGGGGAACAGATGGATTGGGCATCACTTGATGATTTAGAACTATGGAATTTTAAGTTTCATGCTGATAGACTCTGTTGCATTGGAATTCCATGTGCTGAACTCAATGAGATATCAGGCTCACCCAAGCAAAACCATACAGTCCCTATTATTACAAGGTAAGGGCTGGGGTGGTATTGTGTGGCCAGACAGCAAACGAGAATGAACTAACCTCCAAGGCTGCAACTTAATGCTTTGGGAATGTCAAATAGCCATTTTTCCAGACTAAGGAGTATGGGCTTACCATCCAAATCAGTCAAGATGATTCCATTTCATATGTTGATAGGCAACTGTTGGATAGCTTCCAAAGGTCCCCCACAGTGTCCTGACACTCTTTAGTCAATAAAGACTTTCCAGGAACCTGACACAAATTCTAGTTCTACGACACCTTCTCCTTCCCCAGACACCCAGCTCATATAAAGAATTCGGTAGGGTGAGTGATTCTTTCATGCAAACAACACAATGGAAATGTAAGTGATTGTagagggaggagaggacagaAATAGAAACCAAGGTCTGTGCAAACTGaatcaaatgagattttttaaaacagtaaatctTCAAAGcttattttcagaagaaattgTCTTCAAAGTGACTCCTACCGagtaacataaaatgaaaatccatCTGAGGATATAAAAAGGATGCACCAGCTTCCCTTGTTTGGTACCACAACTTTACTATTGTGAAATGTCATCTTATTCTGTGCTAAATTTTCTTGGCCTTTTTTGGGTGTGATGTTAATGGGATATTTTCAAAATTCCACATCTGTCCCAAGCTACAAAGAAGCATTTATAACCATAAGCTTGTAGGCTTGCTTGTTATAAGAGTTTTAAATATGGACTCTAAATATTCTACATCTTTCAAAACCATTGATCGCCATTGATCAAATAGGACTAAACTGCTTTTGAGTCTCTTTGGATCCCTTGCATAAATACATATTGAAGGACTGTTTTAAATGTCCATTAGATCTTAACGTTTCTCTTTAGAGCCATTACCATTTATCATATGACTGTAAATATAGATTCAGGGATGTTTAAAACACACATTATTTACCTGGCAAGGCTTAATGGCTCCAAAAGATGCATTAGAGTCCATTTATAACTCCTTTCCAAGAATAGATCCTGAACACCTCCCatgtatgaattttattttataccaagGAAGGAGATAATGCTACTGCGTAATTTACCcaatgtttcaaataaaatatgttttccaagGCATGTGTGTTCAACAGTTTTATGACTCTTTGTAAAAGTAACCTGCTTTGAGTGATGCTTCGGTAGGAGCAGCCAGCCATGGTTTTACTGAAAGCgcgtttttcttttaatagtgcttcaaaagaaaaatgaagattctttacctttattttttctttaattaaatcttttatttaattgaagaataattggcatatcatattatattagtttcaggtgtacaacgtagtggtttgatacatatatatgttacaaaatggtcaccacaataagtctagttaccatttgTCAGCATACAAAATTGTTGCAAAATGATCATAATTTGTAATTCAAATTATTCAGAATTATaattagcattatttataattatagtaTATTGTATTATAGTCCcgatgctgtacattatatccctgtatcttatttattttataactggaagattataatcccctttacctattttatccacccctcccctccccactagCAACTATCGTTTGTTGTATGTATCTgtgattctgtttttgttttgttctatcttttagattccacatataagtaaaatcatgtggtgtttgtctgacctatttcacctagcataatacacactctaggtccatccatgttattacaactggcaagacttcattcctttatatggcTGTGTAATACTATACTGTGTATATGCCACAtactctttatccattcatctatcgatggacacttggatgctctcatatgttggctattgtaaataatgctgaaatgaacataggctgtacatatcttttcaaattactgtttttgttttcttcagataaatagcTAGATGTGGAATTGATGGATTGtatgttagttctatttttattttttcaaggaacttccataatgtttttcatggtggctgcaccaatttactcTCTGCCTTTGGAGTAAACATgattagattttctatttttattaacatttattgtttTGAAGTTCATCTATATTatggttaaaataaatattccagaaGACCTCTACCTGTGGTAACAATGATTACTGAAACAGGACAAAAAGCCTCATGACTTCCTTCACATGTACGGAAACATGGTAGGCAGGGTAGCATATAAACCagtgaggattctctctctgtgtctctcatgaataaataaaatcttaataaataaataaacaaagaaacaaaccaggGGAGGAAAAATAGTGGGGCTAGCCAATAGTGAGGCCAATTGGTTATCCATGATGAAAAAATTAGACCCTTACCGTACATTGGGCCCTAAGTAGCTCCTTTgtggattaaaaaattaaatgtgaaaatgaaaaacattgaaatttttagaagaaagtaTTAGAGAATATTTTGGGTAGGAAAAGATTTAAAGTACAAAACCCGGCGTGTGGTTGACTGTGATCGCCATGTCTTCTCCCAAGACTTTCAGAATCAAGCAattcctggccaagaaacaaaagcagaatcgtCCTATTCCCCAGTGGATTCagatgaaaactggtaataaaatcaggtacaaCTCCAAGAGGAGGCACTGGAGAAGAACCAAGCTGGGTCTATGAGGAAGCATTGCACATCATGAAATAGCAAACATAATTGGCACACATATTTAAGCCGCATGGAGATCACATG is part of the Canis lupus dingo isolate Sandy chromosome 22, ASM325472v2, whole genome shotgun sequence genome and encodes:
- the LOC112655850 gene encoding 60S ribosomal protein L39-like, with the translated sequence MSSPKTFRIKQFLAKKQKQNRPIPQWIQMKTGNKIRYNSKRRHWRRTKLGL